In one window of Armatimonadota bacterium DNA:
- a CDS encoding DUF721 domain-containing protein → MLERGRLGEVLDDVMRRHNLARRARQWGALSVWAEVVGKDIARNAWPIRVRDGVLLVGVANHVWAQTLHLMRAAILEALNARLGEEVLREMHVRVTVRDKRTAAARDAGDSTERRSALPPLTREEQERVREIAASVTDPELRAKVRRAAAGLLRLRRLRDTQGRRRCPRCGRPLAAPGRTCSACAAGR, encoded by the coding sequence ATGCTGGAGCGCGGGCGGCTTGGCGAAGTGCTCGACGACGTCATGCGGCGTCACAATCTGGCCCGGCGGGCGCGACAGTGGGGCGCACTGAGCGTATGGGCCGAGGTGGTGGGCAAGGATATCGCGCGCAACGCCTGGCCGATCCGCGTTCGGGACGGCGTGCTGCTCGTGGGGGTCGCGAATCACGTCTGGGCGCAGACGCTGCACTTGATGCGCGCGGCGATCCTCGAGGCGCTTAACGCGCGCCTCGGCGAGGAGGTGCTGCGCGAGATGCACGTGCGCGTGACCGTCCGCGACAAGCGGACGGCCGCGGCGCGCGACGCCGGTGACAGCACGGAGCGCCGCAGCGCCCTGCCGCCGCTGACGCGCGAGGAGCAGGAGCGCGTTCGCGAAATCGCCGCGAGCGTCACGGACCCCGAGCTGCGAGCCAAGGTGCGCCGTGCCGCCGCAGGCCTGCTGCGCCTGAGGCGCCTGCGCGACACCCAAGGTCGCCGGCGGTGTCCGCGCTGTGGCCGCCCCCTTGCCGCTCCGGGACGCACGTGCTCGGCTTGCGCCGCAGGGCGCTAG
- a CDS encoding sodium:calcium antiporter: MEQHLEASTILTLLASLLVILASAELFTNGIEWLGHRLSLAEGAVGSVLAAVGTALPETLIPFVAILIAGGETGHEIGIGAILGAPFMLGTLAMFVTGLAAVVYARRRPEGAHIVVSRHVMARDIIFFLIMYTSATLVSFAPGRVLHLIVCFALLGGYAVYLRQTFADTVACESDVHALRFQRLLARWVCRREDGEGQDGYLERLSTVANGTPRLRVIFSQVLMALGGIIGGAYIFVGAAEQTSEALGVAPLIVALVIAPVATELPEKFNSIVWMRQGKDTYALGNITGAMVFQSSFPVSVGLAFTSWQLLAPAGQPQAALRSVAIALVAGLWMLFAVLLAPRITAANAGQAERVRLHPAVLLVGGALYLGFLIPLIVGV; encoded by the coding sequence ATGGAACAGCACCTCGAAGCGAGCACCATACTGACGCTGCTGGCGAGCCTGCTCGTCATCCTCGCCTCCGCCGAGCTGTTCACCAACGGCATCGAGTGGCTCGGCCATCGCCTGAGCCTCGCCGAAGGCGCTGTCGGCAGCGTGCTCGCTGCCGTCGGCACCGCCCTGCCGGAAACCCTGATTCCCTTCGTCGCCATCCTCATCGCCGGCGGCGAGACAGGGCACGAAATCGGCATCGGCGCGATCCTCGGCGCGCCGTTCATGCTCGGCACGCTGGCCATGTTTGTGACCGGCCTGGCGGCCGTGGTGTACGCGCGGCGCCGGCCGGAGGGCGCCCACATCGTCGTCAGCCGTCACGTGATGGCGCGGGATATCATCTTTTTCCTCATCATGTATACCAGCGCCACGCTCGTATCGTTCGCGCCGGGGCGTGTGCTCCATCTCATCGTCTGCTTCGCGCTACTCGGCGGCTACGCCGTCTATCTGCGCCAGACGTTCGCGGACACAGTCGCCTGCGAGTCCGATGTGCATGCGCTCCGCTTTCAGCGGCTGCTCGCGCGGTGGGTATGTCGGCGCGAGGATGGCGAGGGGCAGGACGGGTATCTCGAACGCCTGAGCACGGTCGCCAACGGCACGCCGCGCCTGCGTGTCATCTTCAGTCAGGTGCTGATGGCCCTCGGCGGCATCATCGGCGGGGCGTACATCTTCGTCGGCGCTGCGGAGCAGACCTCCGAGGCCCTCGGGGTCGCCCCGCTGATCGTCGCGCTCGTCATCGCCCCCGTCGCGACCGAGTTGCCCGAGAAGTTCAACAGCATCGTGTGGATGCGCCAGGGCAAGGACACCTACGCGCTGGGCAACATCACCGGCGCCATGGTGTTTCAGAGTTCGTTCCCGGTCAGCGTCGGCCTGGCGTTTACGTCGTGGCAGCTGCTCGCCCCTGCAGGACAGCCGCAGGCTGCGCTGCGGTCGGTGGCCATTGCCCTCGTTGCCGGGCTGTGGATGTTGTTCGCCGTGCTGCTTGCGCCGCGGATAACGGCGGCGAATGCGGGCCAGGCGGAGCGCGTTCGCCTCCATCCCGCAGTGTTGCTCGTCGGGGGCGCGCTCTATCTGGGGTTCCTCATTCCTCTCATCGTGGGCGTGTGA
- a CDS encoding small multi-drug export protein, protein MEDTVHGLSRWITGLNPVLAVALVSALPWIELRGGIPVGIALLGLPAWKTIAAALVGNSLAVTPIVLGTKLYEKRLERVRWLRWLLNWSLSRARRHEQVVNRYGSIGLALLVAIPVPGTGAWTATAVSILVGMRLGPTLAAIYGGLVICAAVVYAATAGVIGGASLIIPPK, encoded by the coding sequence ATGGAAGACACCGTTCACGGCCTCTCTCGCTGGATTACCGGGCTGAACCCCGTGCTGGCGGTCGCCCTGGTCTCAGCCCTGCCCTGGATCGAACTCCGCGGCGGGATCCCCGTCGGCATTGCGCTGCTGGGACTGCCGGCGTGGAAGACCATTGCCGCGGCGCTGGTGGGGAACAGCCTGGCGGTCACGCCGATTGTGCTCGGCACGAAGCTGTACGAGAAGCGACTGGAGCGAGTGCGCTGGTTGCGCTGGCTGTTGAACTGGAGCTTGTCGCGCGCTCGCCGGCACGAGCAGGTCGTCAACCGCTACGGCTCAATCGGGCTGGCGCTGCTGGTGGCGATCCCCGTCCCCGGCACCGGCGCGTGGACCGCGACCGCGGTGTCCATCCTCGTCGGCATGCGCCTGGGCCCGACCCTTGCGGCGATATACGGCGGGCTCGTGATCTGCGCGGCGGTGGTCTACGCCGCGACCGCCGGCGTCATCGGCGGCGCGAGCCTGATCATTCCGCCCAAGTGA
- the dnaA gene encoding chromosomal replication initiator protein DnaA, with translation MGRSADVLSELWPQLIASLESTLSRAALKRWLKNIAPISLDEECLRIGVPSAFARDWLERKAAHHLRDEAARLLDRPVRIQFIVQQLDLGLPAEPEPTPPPAPRGAADQRRGDDFAPTPLIPRYTFDNFVVGKSNQFAQAAALAVAKAPARSYNPLFIYGGVGLGKTHLMHAIGHYVLASRPDLNVAYVTGDTFTYHVVTSIREDRFGAFRSRYRDVDLWLVDDIQFIAAKERTEAEFFQTFNALYETGRQVVITSDRPPKELQVMDARLRSRFEWGLIADIKPPDLETRMAILQRKASLDGAQVPDDVTRYIANMVQSNIRILEGALTKVTAAASFTGQPITLHLAMEQLKDHSVGDYLRPVSISLIQEVVAEHFHIGLSDMTARKRTREVVFPRQLAMYLARELLNASFPEIAKRFGGKDHSTVIHACNKVRERAQADPQLRAVLNELTNVLTPR, from the coding sequence ATGGGTCGCTCGGCTGACGTCCTGTCCGAACTGTGGCCGCAGCTCATCGCGAGCTTGGAATCTACGCTGTCGCGCGCGGCGCTCAAACGCTGGCTGAAGAACATCGCTCCCATTTCCTTGGACGAGGAGTGTCTCCGCATCGGCGTTCCCAGCGCCTTCGCGCGAGATTGGCTGGAGCGCAAGGCGGCGCATCACCTGCGTGACGAAGCAGCGCGTCTCCTCGACCGGCCCGTGCGCATCCAGTTCATCGTGCAGCAGCTCGACCTCGGCCTGCCCGCAGAGCCCGAACCGACTCCCCCTCCGGCGCCGCGTGGTGCCGCCGATCAGCGGCGCGGCGACGACTTCGCTCCGACGCCGCTCATCCCGCGCTATACCTTTGACAATTTCGTCGTCGGCAAGAGCAACCAGTTCGCCCAGGCGGCCGCCCTCGCCGTCGCTAAAGCGCCGGCGCGCTCGTACAATCCTCTCTTCATCTACGGCGGGGTCGGCCTCGGCAAGACGCACCTGATGCACGCGATCGGGCATTACGTGCTCGCGAGTCGCCCCGACCTCAACGTCGCCTATGTCACCGGCGATACCTTTACTTATCACGTCGTCACTTCGATCCGCGAGGATCGCTTCGGCGCCTTTCGCAGTCGCTATCGCGACGTTGACCTGTGGCTGGTGGACGATATCCAGTTCATCGCCGCCAAGGAGCGCACGGAGGCGGAGTTCTTCCAGACCTTCAACGCGCTGTACGAGACCGGGCGCCAGGTCGTGATCACCAGCGACCGTCCGCCCAAGGAGCTGCAGGTCATGGACGCGCGCCTGCGCTCGCGCTTCGAGTGGGGCCTGATTGCCGACATCAAGCCCCCGGACCTCGAGACGCGCATGGCGATCCTACAGCGCAAGGCCAGCCTTGACGGGGCACAAGTGCCGGACGACGTCACCCGGTACATTGCGAACATGGTGCAATCCAACATCCGCATCCTCGAGGGCGCCTTGACCAAGGTCACCGCCGCCGCCTCCTTCACCGGCCAGCCTATCACCCTGCATCTCGCAATGGAGCAGCTCAAGGACCACTCGGTCGGCGATTACCTGCGCCCCGTCAGCATCAGCCTCATCCAGGAGGTGGTCGCCGAGCACTTTCACATCGGCCTCAGCGACATGACGGCGCGCAAGCGCACTCGCGAGGTCGTCTTCCCGCGCCAGCTCGCCATGTATCTCGCGCGCGAACTCCTCAACGCCTCCTTCCCCGAGATCGCCAAGCGCTTCGGCGGCAAAGACCACTCGACGGTCATCCACGCGTGCAACAAAGTGCGCGAACGCGCCCAGGCGGACCCCCAGCTCCGCGCGGTACTCAACGAGCTTACCAACGTCCTGACTCCGCGCTAA
- a CDS encoding RtcB family protein, whose product MSNVWNGPLEEAGPCRYRIPRSYKPQMRTDGIVYASAQMIRDIKSDQSPEQIANVACLPGIVGNAVAMPDIHYGYGFPIGGVAATDIEQGVVSPGGVGYDINCGVRLLRTDLRRDDVAPKLRAVIDQIFRDVPSGVGSEGRVRVDEAELRRVLQQGARWAVGAGYGWPEDIEHIEDGGRLEGADPGALTERARKRGRPQLGTLGAGNHFLEVQEVCDIYDENVARAFGIEDVGQVTIMIHTGSRGLGYQVCDDALAIMQRAMQKYALDLPDRQLACAPVTSPEGREYLAAMACAANYAWANRTCITHWVREAFARAIGAGPAKIGLQVVYDVAHNIAKIEEHEAAGKRRKLCVHRKGATRAFPAGHPDVPRDYAGVGQPVIVPGDMGTHSYLLVGIPQAMSETFGSTCHGAGRLMSRKQAIRTARDRDIIKELADQGIHVRAASRNIVAEEMPAAYKDVDVVAEACECAGLSRRVARMRPLGVMKG is encoded by the coding sequence ATGAGCAACGTGTGGAACGGCCCGCTCGAGGAAGCGGGGCCCTGTCGCTACCGCATCCCACGCAGCTACAAGCCGCAGATGCGCACGGACGGCATCGTTTACGCCTCCGCGCAGATGATACGCGACATCAAGTCCGACCAGTCGCCGGAGCAAATCGCGAACGTCGCCTGTCTGCCGGGCATCGTCGGCAATGCCGTCGCCATGCCCGATATCCACTACGGCTACGGCTTTCCCATCGGCGGTGTCGCAGCGACGGACATCGAACAGGGCGTCGTCTCTCCCGGCGGCGTCGGCTACGACATCAACTGTGGCGTGCGCCTGCTGCGCACCGACCTGCGCCGCGACGACGTCGCGCCCAAGCTGCGGGCGGTAATTGACCAGATCTTCCGCGACGTCCCCTCCGGCGTCGGCTCCGAGGGACGGGTGCGCGTCGACGAAGCGGAGCTGCGCCGCGTGCTCCAGCAGGGGGCGCGCTGGGCGGTCGGCGCGGGCTACGGCTGGCCGGAGGACATCGAGCATATCGAGGACGGCGGCCGCCTTGAGGGCGCGGACCCGGGCGCGCTCACCGAGCGCGCCCGCAAGCGCGGCCGGCCGCAACTGGGCACGCTCGGCGCCGGCAACCACTTCCTCGAGGTGCAGGAGGTGTGCGACATCTATGACGAGAATGTCGCGCGCGCCTTCGGCATCGAGGACGTCGGCCAGGTCACGATTATGATTCACACCGGGTCGCGCGGCCTCGGCTACCAGGTCTGCGACGACGCACTCGCGATAATGCAGCGCGCCATGCAGAAGTACGCGCTTGACCTCCCCGACCGCCAGCTCGCGTGCGCGCCGGTGACCTCGCCGGAAGGGCGCGAGTATCTCGCCGCCATGGCCTGCGCCGCCAACTACGCGTGGGCGAATCGCACCTGTATCACGCACTGGGTACGCGAGGCGTTCGCCCGCGCCATCGGCGCCGGCCCCGCCAAGATCGGCCTCCAGGTCGTATACGACGTCGCTCACAACATCGCCAAGATCGAGGAGCACGAGGCCGCGGGCAAGCGCCGCAAGCTCTGCGTGCATCGCAAGGGCGCGACGCGCGCCTTCCCGGCGGGCCACCCGGACGTCCCGCGGGATTACGCGGGAGTGGGTCAGCCCGTGATCGTCCCCGGCGACATGGGCACGCATTCATACCTGCTCGTCGGCATCCCGCAGGCGATGAGCGAGACGTTCGGCTCGACGTGTCACGGCGCCGGGCGCCTCATGAGCCGCAAGCAAGCGATCCGCACGGCGCGGGATCGCGACATCATTAAGGAACTCGCGGACCAGGGGATCCACGTGCGGGCCGCGAGCAGGAACATCGTCGCCGAGGAAATGCCCGCGGCGTACAAGGACGTGGACGTCGTCGCGGAGGCGTGCGAGTGCGCCGGCCTCTCGCGCCGGGTCGCCCGCATGCGGCCGCTCGGCGTGATGAAGGGCTGA
- the recF gene encoding DNA replication/repair protein RecF: protein MKLETVRLWNFRSYRELELTLGARWVLLIGANAQGKTNLLEAIALACLGRSPRRASDVEVIRWGQDSARATARLTTEVRGDLELEATLTPKGRQIKINGTTRRLADLIGLVGLVLFTVDDLDVVKRDPSARRRFVDAELGALSRSYYWNLVRYRRVVDQRNRLLKEIRDGSRPPGELASWDEQLAGFGAVVVEKRAAFLSAVAAEGDQAYRKLTGMADALELRYRPALGEEDAWPGITSGAPDAQELRRRVRDRLARALTEGRGKETEFGITLSGPHRDDFEIVGGAVDLRRFGSQGEQRTAAIALRLGLLAVVAQTVGEPPVLLLDDVLSELDSERRAGLFETLGSAGQTIVAATDVESVPPGVRAAAMTLRVAGGSVTPMG, encoded by the coding sequence ATGAAGCTTGAAACAGTGCGCCTGTGGAACTTCCGCAGCTATCGCGAACTGGAGCTGACGTTAGGCGCGAGGTGGGTGCTGCTGATTGGCGCCAATGCGCAGGGCAAAACGAACCTGCTTGAGGCGATCGCGCTGGCGTGCCTCGGGCGCTCGCCGCGCCGGGCATCCGACGTCGAGGTGATCCGCTGGGGGCAGGACAGCGCGCGCGCCACGGCTCGGCTCACCACGGAGGTCCGCGGCGACCTCGAGCTGGAGGCGACGCTGACGCCGAAGGGCCGCCAGATCAAGATCAACGGGACCACGCGGCGTCTGGCGGACCTGATCGGCCTGGTCGGCCTCGTGCTGTTCACGGTTGACGACCTCGATGTGGTGAAGCGAGATCCATCGGCGCGCCGCCGCTTTGTCGACGCCGAACTCGGGGCATTGAGCCGGTCGTACTACTGGAATCTCGTGCGCTATCGGCGCGTTGTGGACCAGCGCAACCGCCTGCTCAAGGAGATCCGGGACGGTTCGCGACCGCCGGGGGAGCTGGCGTCGTGGGACGAGCAGCTCGCCGGCTTCGGCGCCGTGGTGGTGGAAAAACGAGCGGCGTTCCTGAGCGCGGTCGCCGCGGAGGGCGACCAGGCGTACCGCAAGCTCACAGGCATGGCGGATGCCCTCGAACTGCGCTACCGGCCGGCGTTAGGCGAGGAAGACGCGTGGCCCGGCATCACCTCCGGAGCGCCCGACGCCCAGGAGCTGCGGCGGCGCGTGCGCGACCGGCTCGCGCGCGCGCTGACCGAGGGGCGAGGCAAGGAAACCGAGTTCGGCATCACGCTCTCGGGGCCGCACCGGGACGACTTTGAGATCGTAGGCGGCGCGGTGGATCTGCGCCGCTTTGGGTCGCAGGGCGAGCAGCGCACCGCCGCGATCGCCCTCCGCCTCGGGCTGCTGGCGGTCGTGGCGCAGACCGTCGGCGAGCCACCGGTACTGCTGCTCGACGACGTGCTCTCCGAACTCGACAGCGAGCGCCGCGCCGGGCTGTTCGAGACGCTCGGCTCGGCGGGGCAGACCATCGTTGCCGCGACTGACGTCGAGTCGGTTCCGCCGGGCGTGCGGGCTGCGGCGATGACGCTGCGCGTCGCCGGCGGGTCGGTGACGCCGATGGGGTGA
- the dnaN gene encoding DNA polymerase III subunit beta produces the protein MKLTSRRGLLSDALQLVSRAVTGRSTLPILSNVLLEVSGDRLRLLTSDLEMWVDCAIPAEDTEDGALTLPAKILNEVVASLPEAEVKIATDDGNAIALTCGSSKYSIQGLAAEEFPSLPEAGGGINLTLPHSELRRVLRTTEFAASADETRAILAGILMTWDGQKLSLVATNMHRLALDNVVVQDGPAEQASAVVPARALREVLRSLSADPEPTVRVHLGESQAVFDLDRVVVTSRIIEGQFPNYERVIPTEAEHTIRADRQELLAAVRRADIVARADANKVVLRLQPSGLLIEAESAEIGRAHEEVPIELEGEQAEIAFNAEYLIEALEVITEERVQMDLTGPLSPGVLKPVGESAYLYIIMPMQLT, from the coding sequence GTGAAGCTCACCAGTCGTCGCGGACTACTCTCCGATGCGCTCCAACTGGTGTCCCGCGCGGTGACCGGCCGAAGTACGCTGCCCATACTGAGCAACGTGCTGCTCGAAGTCAGTGGTGACCGGCTGCGACTGCTGACGAGCGATCTCGAGATGTGGGTGGACTGCGCCATTCCGGCGGAGGACACCGAGGACGGAGCGCTAACACTCCCCGCCAAGATTCTCAACGAGGTCGTAGCTAGCCTGCCGGAGGCCGAGGTCAAGATCGCCACCGACGATGGGAACGCCATTGCTCTGACCTGCGGCAGCTCGAAGTATTCCATTCAAGGACTGGCGGCCGAGGAGTTCCCGTCGCTGCCGGAAGCCGGCGGGGGCATCAATCTGACCCTGCCGCACAGCGAGCTGCGGCGAGTCCTACGGACGACGGAGTTCGCGGCGTCCGCCGACGAGACCCGCGCCATCCTCGCCGGCATCCTGATGACGTGGGACGGGCAGAAGCTCAGCCTGGTCGCAACGAATATGCACCGGCTCGCGCTGGACAACGTGGTGGTGCAGGATGGCCCGGCGGAGCAAGCTTCCGCAGTGGTACCCGCCCGCGCGCTGCGCGAGGTCCTGCGGTCGCTGTCAGCCGATCCCGAGCCGACGGTACGCGTCCACCTCGGAGAAAGCCAGGCCGTGTTCGACCTCGACCGCGTCGTCGTCACCTCGCGCATTATCGAGGGGCAATTTCCGAACTACGAACGGGTCATCCCCACCGAGGCGGAGCACACCATACGCGCGGACCGCCAGGAACTGCTTGCCGCCGTGCGCCGAGCGGACATCGTCGCGCGCGCCGACGCCAACAAGGTCGTGTTGCGGCTCCAGCCGTCTGGTCTGCTGATCGAGGCGGAAAGCGCGGAGATCGGCCGCGCTCACGAGGAAGTCCCGATCGAGCTGGAAGGCGAGCAGGCCGAGATCGCCTTCAACGCCGAGTACTTGATCGAGGCGCTCGAGGTCATCACCGAGGAACGAGTGCAGATGGACCTCACCGGCCCCTTGAGCCCAGGCGTCCTCAAGCCGGTGGGGGAGTCGGCGTACCTATACATCATCATGCCCATGCAGTTGACATAG
- a CDS encoding alpha-galactosidase has product MKRVLLPAIGVAVLAAGPSRGDTPPHFGLNRQTGAVSVVAAGRTILRDARPTIKSAGAVTAAGRLVSVSERSVTVRGLGAGIAKQALYRSELGDVTLSLTQYQGKPYLTAQASFTANRALALEEIRPLDTGAEGALEFARPSGMRILENGHDLWLEEDVRLLGGDTVSNSNWNHALYDVESGKAVVAGFLSHEHAVGLVRTRPAGDWLSWAAASVYDPPKQLAAGERLTGELLYLDFSTGDPFAALEGFAAAQAAVLGIKPWPVEDLQAHWDSWNTRYHTDISLDNMMENARFVAKYLKPYSMRWFAIDDGYQRMLGDWEANERWPGGMKAFADQVHALGLKVAIWIAPFVAHVDSPVMKERPEWALPTLGLIEVPSEWQVLDTSRPDVQRYVEELCRRYTEDWGFDSFNEIDYVYYELLGKEYAVPMTRSEAYRAGLEAIKRGSKPGTFIHGFSILGLGAGVCHGTRTGEDTGPQWQAGARWCWGPKNQAAMSARRYYLNHRVYVLDPDAFYFPHPATVKRWGVPETISLDTTKAWATLVAMTGGMVKVGAAFVDLNPGELAIVRKVLPPSGVSARPLDLFHRQYPRLWQLKAAAQEPWQVLAVFDWDEPRESGPLTLCEEIGLEAGREYVAYDFWGARAFTFRGPLEVHPPRRACTLLAVHPVLGRPQYLSTDRHVTQGAVTLRHERWDAATSTLSGAMEANPNTLQSLVFFVPQTAGGNGRDGQAGHPATVDFAGARVIGAGFAPVARQGAAGNGGTAWTVRLRVTAPEISWRLTFPRSAAAAWSASRRLGK; this is encoded by the coding sequence ATGAAGAGAGTCCTGTTGCCGGCCATAGGCGTGGCAGTCCTGGCGGCCGGTCCGTCCCGTGGTGACACGCCTCCCCACTTCGGCTTGAACCGGCAGACCGGGGCGGTCTCCGTCGTCGCCGCGGGGCGAACGATCCTGCGCGACGCCCGGCCGACGATCAAGAGCGCCGGCGCGGTCACGGCCGCCGGCCGGCTGGTTTCCGTCTCCGAGCGCTCAGTGACCGTGCGCGGTTTGGGCGCGGGAATCGCAAAGCAGGCCCTGTACCGCAGTGAGTTAGGCGACGTCACCTTGAGCCTAACGCAGTACCAAGGCAAGCCATACCTCACGGCGCAGGCGTCGTTCACGGCGAACAGGGCGCTGGCCCTGGAGGAGATCCGCCCCCTCGACACCGGCGCCGAGGGGGCGCTGGAGTTCGCGCGACCGTCGGGCATGCGCATCCTGGAGAACGGCCACGATCTGTGGCTGGAGGAGGACGTTCGCCTGCTCGGCGGCGACACGGTGTCGAACAGCAACTGGAACCACGCGCTCTACGACGTCGAGAGCGGCAAGGCCGTTGTCGCGGGCTTTCTCAGCCACGAGCACGCCGTGGGCTTGGTGCGGACGCGCCCCGCAGGTGACTGGCTGTCGTGGGCGGCGGCGAGCGTGTATGACCCGCCGAAGCAGTTGGCCGCCGGCGAGCGGCTGACCGGTGAGCTGCTTTACCTGGACTTCTCCACCGGCGATCCCTTTGCGGCCCTGGAGGGCTTCGCCGCAGCCCAGGCCGCCGTGCTCGGCATCAAGCCCTGGCCTGTGGAGGATCTCCAGGCGCACTGGGATTCCTGGAACACGCGGTATCACACCGACATCTCGCTCGACAACATGATGGAGAACGCGCGGTTCGTGGCCAAGTACCTGAAGCCCTACAGCATGCGCTGGTTCGCCATCGATGACGGATATCAGCGAATGCTGGGGGACTGGGAGGCGAACGAGCGGTGGCCGGGAGGAATGAAAGCCTTCGCCGACCAGGTGCACGCGCTCGGGCTCAAGGTTGCGATATGGATTGCCCCGTTCGTGGCGCACGTGGACTCGCCGGTAATGAAGGAGCGCCCGGAATGGGCGCTGCCGACGCTAGGCCTCATTGAGGTGCCCTCGGAGTGGCAGGTGCTCGATACGAGCCGGCCCGATGTCCAGCGCTACGTCGAGGAGCTGTGCCGACGGTACACCGAGGACTGGGGTTTCGACTCGTTCAACGAGATCGACTACGTGTATTACGAGCTGCTCGGCAAGGAATACGCGGTGCCCATGACGCGGTCCGAGGCATATCGCGCCGGGCTGGAGGCGATCAAGCGCGGCAGCAAGCCGGGGACGTTCATACACGGGTTCAGCATCCTGGGGCTCGGCGCGGGCGTCTGTCACGGCACGCGGACGGGCGAAGACACGGGACCCCAATGGCAAGCGGGCGCGCGCTGGTGCTGGGGGCCGAAGAACCAGGCCGCGATGTCCGCGCGGCGGTACTACCTCAATCATCGGGTGTACGTGCTCGACCCCGATGCTTTCTACTTCCCCCACCCCGCTACCGTGAAGCGATGGGGCGTGCCGGAGACTATCTCGCTGGACACGACGAAGGCGTGGGCGACGTTGGTGGCGATGACTGGGGGCATGGTCAAAGTCGGGGCTGCGTTTGTGGATCTGAATCCGGGCGAATTGGCGATCGTGCGGAAAGTGCTACCGCCAAGCGGTGTCTCCGCGCGGCCGCTGGACCTTTTCCACCGGCAGTACCCTCGATTGTGGCAGCTCAAGGCGGCCGCGCAGGAACCGTGGCAGGTGCTGGCTGTGTTCGACTGGGATGAACCCCGGGAAAGCGGGCCGTTGACGCTGTGCGAGGAGATCGGGCTTGAAGCCGGGCGGGAATACGTTGCCTATGACTTCTGGGGCGCGCGCGCGTTCACGTTCCGAGGCCCGCTGGAGGTGCACCCGCCCCGGCGCGCGTGTACGCTTCTCGCCGTCCATCCCGTCCTCGGCCGCCCGCAGTATCTCTCCACCGATCGGCACGTCACCCAAGGCGCGGTGACCCTGCGGCATGAGCGCTGGGACGCAGCGACGAGCACTCTTTCCGGCGCCATGGAAGCTAACCCGAACACGCTGCAATCGCTCGTCTTCTTCGTGCCACAGACTGCGGGTGGAAACGGACGCGACGGGCAAGCCGGCCATCCCGCGACGGTGGATTTCGCCGGCGCGCGGGTCATCGGCGCCGGCTTCGCGCCCGTCGCTCGGCAAGGCGCAGCGGGCAATGGCGGGACTGCGTGGACCGTCAGGCTTCGCGTGACGGCGCCGGAGATCAGCTGGCGGCTGACGTTCCCGCGCTCGGCGGCGGCCGCTTGGTCAGCCTCTCGTCGGCTCGGGAAGTAG
- a CDS encoding carbon-nitrogen hydrolase family protein: protein EANWAKAERMVRDAAAAGAELVCAPEGFLEGYIVQEKGLTRAKYRSIGESVRRGPYVRKMRGLCAELRVGLCAGFAERTGPRMYNSAALIGRRGEVIGVFRKVHDMGAEPLNTRGDDFPVFDTESGPIGIMICFDRQLPETARLLALRGAKLVLNPSAGMHGETNDIMMRTRAYENGVWVIFSHPKDCLIISPKGEIVARAHGPDEVVLANIDLAQAGSGGPGRHRRPEVYRDLSNRRLRFPGPDQR, encoded by the coding sequence GAAGCCAACTGGGCAAAAGCCGAGCGCATGGTGCGCGACGCGGCTGCCGCCGGGGCGGAGCTGGTCTGCGCGCCCGAGGGGTTCCTGGAGGGCTATATCGTTCAGGAAAAGGGTCTAACGCGCGCGAAGTACCGCAGCATCGGAGAGTCGGTTCGCCGGGGGCCGTACGTTCGTAAGATGCGCGGCCTGTGTGCGGAACTCCGCGTTGGTCTCTGCGCCGGGTTCGCGGAACGCACCGGCCCGCGCATGTACAACTCGGCTGCGCTTATCGGGCGGCGCGGTGAGGTGATCGGCGTCTTCAGGAAGGTGCACGACATGGGCGCGGAACCGCTCAACACGCGGGGCGACGACTTCCCCGTCTTCGATACCGAGTCCGGCCCCATCGGCATCATGATCTGCTTCGACCGCCAACTGCCGGAAACGGCTCGCCTGCTGGCCCTGCGCGGCGCGAAACTGGTCCTTAATCCATCCGCCGGAATGCACGGCGAAACCAACGACATCATGATGCGCACCCGCGCTTACGAGAACGGCGTCTGGGTCATCTTCTCGCATCCCAAGGACTGCCTGATTATCTCGCCGAAGGGCGAGATCGTCGCACGGGCTCACGGGCCTGACGAGGTCGTGCTGGCGAACATTGACCTCGCGCAAGCGGGCAGCGGCGGCCCTGGGCGGCATCGCCGGCCGGAGGTGTATCGCGATCTATCCAACCGGCGCTTGCGCTTTCCCGGCCCGGATCAGCGGTGA